A stretch of DNA from Takifugu flavidus isolate HTHZ2018 chromosome 13, ASM371156v2, whole genome shotgun sequence:
GAAATGCTGACTGTTCAGATAAAATCTGGCTAGAAAACGAGTTTTTTAAAAGGCGGTTTAGATATCATCATCGGCAATGACCGAGCTCTACTTCCCATTAGCTTCTTGCCTTGGATGATGTCCACTGAAGGCAGAATGgtgcaataaaacaaaacaaaacacttggCTGTTTGAGCTCCACCACAGGCAACAAAACAATAAGGGGATTCTGGTAAGCAAGGTGCGTTTAAAGCTGAAACCACACTGGGTGTTGGGTCAGATTGAGCCTTCACAAATTATTCAGTTCCATTAGAGTCTGGTCCATCATTTGGTGCATGTCGAGGTTCTCCTCTTTAGCTTGTGAAAGTTTTTCTGTTGGAATGGAAAATGAAGATGGTTTAATCTCAAGCATGCAAAACTAGTCAGTCAGCAGGGATTAATCAACACTGCTCTATTTGAAAATGCTAATTTGTGTAAGTTATTGCAATGCTTTTGACGCAAACTAAACATCAGTACAACCAAGAATGTTAGCTAGCAAATGCAACTCTGCAACAAAGACACAGCCATAATGTTACCCTaaaccacagaaaacacacaattgTTAAAACATTTGAATTGCATTTTCCCAGACAGTCACATTTTGAAGCGAGCAGGCATCATAGCCACATAATATCTttggaagagggagagggaattCAACGCCTGCTGACACCTACCTTATCTTGCAAATGTTATAAAACACACTGGCAATACTTCAAATAAATTATGTGATCACATTATTGAGGTGATTTAGAATTCTAATAAAGGACGCGGAAGGTGTTTTatagagttttgtttttattcaaatatgACAGGATTCTCTGTATCATACAAGGCCCGTGTTTGGTAtaaattcagtgttttttcaTCCATCCTTTCAGCAACCAGATGAGGTTTAATTAAACATACGGTTCCCCTATAGAACCCCATATCTTCACTTCACAGCAGTCTTTCAGAAAATGCTTTTCACCAATACTAAATCTCTCTAATCCTCAATCTATCCTCCTGTCACTGAGCTAAACTGCTGCATCGGTCTCAAACAACTTGGCTCGGCTATAAAAGAACACTGTAAGACTGGACACCAGAAGCAGGTTGAGAAGAAACaaattttaaatcaataaacagAAATCAGTAAAGAAAAGACAGGACAGAGTAAAGAGATACAGGGTACACAGAAGAAAGggtgtttattttttccacagtgCAGATTCTAGATTCTGTACAAGGGGTGAGTTGCAATTGAATTAAAGATGAAACACGTAAgatggaaaggaaagaaaagacatAATGGAGAAGGGAAAATTGAAGGAGGACTGGAGAGAGCCGACAGATGCCGCTCAGCCGGCGAGAGACGTCTTTGATGAGGTGTAAAAAAATTATCTGTTGGGGAGAGAAAAAGTACGATGAAGCAAAGGAGCCGGTGTGGGACCTGCACGCTCATGGCACAGCAACACCAAGAACAGGGATGCACGAGCAGCACGCTGACAACACAAACTTGGCTCACGCATGTAAATGCGTGCATACACCATGTTCACACACTAGCAATGCAAAGGCGTCTTCATGGAAACCACACACGAACAAGACGTAAGAGGGAAACCGTCCAGTTGCACAGACACTGAACACCCCACTGTCTGATTTAAGAGCATATTAATTAGGCAGGATCATAACATGAAAGTTAATGTAGTTAAGAGAggtgcagggaggaggagattgATGCGGGGGCAGGGATAACGGGTACAGGTAGCTAGAAATTACATGGAGGTCATGTCGTTGAGGGCGTGGTCCAGCTCCTCGCTGATGGCCTTGTACTTCAATTTCTGGGAGTACAACTCGTCTATTGGCGTGGTACAAAGGGAGCAAAGGTCAGAGGGCACGTGACACAGAGGTCAAGGGTGAAGCACCAGCACAACATGGCAGGAGTTGGTGACAGCAAAAGAAAgtaacagagggaaaaaaaggaactgGATATTATGAGAGAAGGTGCGACGGCAGGGACCGGACTTTGGTTTCATGAGAGTATGAGTCACTGAACAATAATGCCTAATGCCGCTGATAAACATTAGACACTTTTACACCTCCAAACTAAGATGAAAACAAAGAATACTAGAGCAACCGATGGCCGAAGAAATAAAAAGTGACAATCTGTCCAGCCAAATAACCAGGAAAAAAGTCGTACCTTCCAAGTCATCAATGGTCTTCTCAAGCTTGGCTACTGTCCTCTCAGCAAACTCGGCACGAGTCTCAGCCTGTGTTAGAGACACACGTTTATGAGTATGTGCGTGTGATGCATCCATTCAGAACTGTGTAAACCGTCCTGGACTTTAGACGACTCGTGATTCTTTACCTCCTTGAGCTTGTCTGTGAGGACCTTGATTTCCTCCTCGTACTTGTCCTCCTTTTGTGAATActaaaaaacacacatcagaGTCTCAAAAAAAAGAGTCCATACTGTCACACTGCAGAAATCTAGAATTAAACTGATATGAACAGATTGTGTTTCTCGGGCTCCTCGGGTTCCCTTCCACTGGAGGGGGGGTTGTAATCAGAGGGTTGGTCTTACCTTCTCAGCTTGGGCCTCCAGTGACTTCAGGTTGTTGGTCACAGTTTTCAACTCTTCCTCAAGCTCAGCACATTTGCTGATGGGGGTTCAGACAACGGGGGAAAGGTTGCCAAGAAGAATAGGAATAAGAGTGGGAATAGAGGTAAAGAGGAAAGTGAGGATGGACagaaatatagaaaataaatgaaaattcagaaacagtcagacagagagagagagaagaaaaaaaataagaattacAGATATTTAAATGAGAAGAAAAGCCCAGTACCTCAAAAGTGCCttaaacagagcagaaatgtgcAACTCACAAAGACAATGGTTTAGAAAGAATGAAGCAAAGGTTAGGCCCTGCCTCTGCAATCAAATATCGGATGCACCTCATCTCAAATATGCATACGAGGAGTTATTCTTGCCAGATCTCTGTCATGATAGAGGCATGAAAGTGTCTAACTGTCAGAATGAAAGAGCATTAGCGAGGAGAGGGATGAGTAAAGTAAAGCGAGGCAGTGACTCAGGGGCAGGAATGAGGGGAGGAACCGGGGGTTCCTTTTTGCCTGTGGTACCTGCATAGCTGAACAGCTTATCGATTTCATGCTTTGCTCCATAGCCCTGAGCTCATCGTCCAGTCTTCGAGCCTCCCTGATAGAAGGTGTTGACGCAAGCCATGACCATTCAGATCACAAAACAGCATGCAAAGAGCCAGCATGTACGGTCAGAGAACGGAAGGAAAGTGTGTTAGTGCTCAAAGCATCAATGGCTAAAACGCAAGTGAAGGTGCGAGTCTCGGGAGCATCAGCTGCACGTGCACATGAAGAGGCCCTACCTTTCTGCCAGCTCGGCGCGCTCCTCTGTACGCTCCAGGTCGCCTTCAATGATGACAAGCTTACGGGCAACCTTTGGGCGCAGCACAGCAGTGAGTCACAGCGAAGGAGGAACCAGATCACTTTTGTTTTTAGTGTAAGTTGTATCTTAAATCCTTTGCCCGGGGCTGAAAAGCTCACCTCCTCGTATTTGCGGTCGGCCTCCTCTGCAATGTGCTTGGCCTCTTTAAGctggatctcctgcagctccatcttctcctcatccttcaTGGCCCTGTTCTCAATTACCTTCATGCCTCTGTGTGCCAAGAAACAGTCAGTAAGGGATGTTAGGACTTAAACGAACCCTCTGACTTCAACTCTGCAATCCCACAAATCCCAGGAAGCAAGAGTTGCCGTTTCGCTTCTGATGAGAACTCACCTCTCGCTCTCATCTGCAGCcttctcagcctcctccagcttGGTCAGGGCAGTGCCCAGACGCTCCTGAGCGCGGTCCAACTCCTCCTCAACCAGCTGGATGCGTCTGTTCAGAGAAGCGACCTCTGCCTCAGCCTAGAGAGACAATAGCCGTCAAGACAGCCTGGAATTCAACAAGCTCAACAAGAGCACACACGCAGCACGTCAGCCCAAAGAATACTGTGTTCTATtgtgggtgcatgtgtgcaccATCGCTGTTTCACATTGTTATTTTTACAATTCTTTGTGGAGATAACCTTCCCAGGAGCCACTCTGTAACGATACCAATGTCCCACAGCAGCCTCCACACTGGTCCCCAGACAGAACCTTAACAAAGCTCAAGTCAAAGGCCCTGAGAGTGTTACAATGCAACTGGCACAGAGGCGACTCCCTGGATAATTCACATCACTCAGAGATATTTAAATGCAATGAACCATAACATTTGCAAATAATCTGCATTAGATCAGAACTTTCAGGCTCCTGGACACGTTTAACAGTGGCTTTTGTGCTCAGTGAAACCAGGCCAGAGAAGCCCCGACCAACCTCCTGTTTGCAGGTGTGACTGCAACCGATCAAAGTTCATCTTCAGCTGTGAACTCTCTCTGAAAACACCCCGTGGTTGATTAACGTGAACTGTCAACGCAAACCTGAGCGCTGCAAGCTTCAAAACATCTGCTCAGTGGGTAACTGCCACTATGTTGAGATTGAGTGAAACTATACTGCAATAACCTGTTGGCCTTATAAGGGAATGTCAAAGACGCAAGCTCACAGTGACACTTACAAATGCCAAGTTCACTTGCGACTTCCTGTTAGCTGTGACAGATTCAATCGTAGCCTCTCTCTTGGGTACAGTAAAAGTTGTCACAAGAGGGTTAAATTCATCTgtaaattttaaaaaggaatGAAAAAGCATTGGTTTGCTGTGCACAAGGCCATTTAACTTCTAATAGGTGCTTCATTCAAGCCTCAGTGGCAGCAGGGACCACAGCTACAAGCATCGCGGTCCACACGGACCTTACTGTGCATCAATTCATGTTTTAAAGCAAGCCCTCATAAATAAACACTACAAGAAGAAGCCTTTGCATGAGCAGCTCTAGGCAGACTTAAAAAATGCTTACTTGTTCCCTCTCTTTCTTATGTGCAAGCAACTCCCTTTGTAACTTTTCGGCTCTCTCTTCTGCAGCGTCTGTCTTCTCCTGTAAGACTCTGATCTTTCGCTTGACGGCCTCCAGCGACGTTACTCCGGCCATTGTACCCGCAACAGTTGGTTTTAAAAAGGGGTCTTGGTGCGCAATTTCCGACAGACTGGCATGCGACGAGTTGACGTCCTCGGTTGTGCGCAAGCTGGAAACGCGCAGAGCGAATGCCTGCGCTTTGTCCAGGAAGTACCCCTTATTTCGAAATATTTATTAAACTGCGTAGTATTTTAGTTGTTCCTAAAATCTGATTTGCGATGTTTTGACGAGTAGCATCAAGTCCGACAAATATATTATTCAGCTAGTTAAAACAATATTAATATAGCGCAACAGCAGTTTAATCCTTGTGCTAAAGCCCACATCATTGTCAGCGTGACAGCGCTTGTGGTCAAAATTTCTAAAGGCcacagcgccatctgctggctcGTTTTAGCAGCGCCAAGTCATTTCACCTAACTCTCCAACGATGACATTTTTGCAGATTACTGcagaataaaaatatttaaggTATTTGAATTAATAAATCTGTTGGCCTATTTGATAGAATCCATACGTTACTGCTGTGACTATTAACGGGAGTAAGTCTGAAACTCACTTTTACACATCCTTTTAAAGTATTTCGGCGTGTTTCCTGACgcctctttcttttttaccACTACACCAAGATTCCTTTAATTCTTGTTTTCACTGTATGGATTTTACCCTTATATAGCCATTAATCTAATTTCCTTGAAAGCGGCTTGTCTCCAGGGGCTTCAAATGtaaacaatcaaacaaacaaaaaagtatCATATTTTGAAAATCTGAAATGCATATGCATTACGATAgatcatttatttgatttgtttgcaCATCATCCTTATGAGTGTGCCTGGGATAGTCTGGAGACAGTTTTCTTCCCCTTTCTGTGGAAGCAGAGAGAGCAGCCCGCAGATGTGAGTTCTATCTTGACCATATAAAGCAGTGGGCTATATTTATCTGGGAGCCTGCACTGTTGGGAAGACTGAGCATTGGACCGCTCCacaaaaaaagactttatttgAGATGCATGAGTCTGGAACAAAAATAAACGTATTTAAAAACGTGCCAGATGTTTACTAAGTGAAGAATCTGATATTCTTTGGGCAGACTTGTGAGTGTGGTGATGTGATTATTGGAATGACAGCTCAACGATGTGATTAGAGTTGATATCTGGTCCGGTTTGATGGGAATAAAAGATGCTTAAGCTGCGAATCTAATTCGCTGTAGAGACATGGGGATTTAAGATGATCAGCAGAGACATCTTGTCTCTAGTTCTAAAGAGTCTAAAATGTTGAACTGTCATTTTCGACGGCGATGAGGAAATAAAGGTGTGATGAAGCAACGTGCAAAAAGGGGTGCCTggtgcccccacccccaccccccgggaAACCTCCCCCATACTTACGTCTGTGGCTTTCTTTTCTGCCAGTTCAAGCTTCTCCTGAGCATCTTTAAGAGCCTCGGAGAACTTGTCCAACTCATCTTCTGTCCCCTTTAATTTCTTCTGCAGGGCTACCAAATCGTCCTCAAGCTGAGGCGCGTTTCAGTGCGCGGGCAGTTTGAGAGGTGGTCAGCGTGAGCGCGCACAGGCGCACAGGAGCgacagaggaagggagaggcgcagagggagggagagacgtAGAgatagaaagaaagagagagcggCGACAGGGGAGTGCGcagggaagaagggaagagagaggagaggaagttaGGGGAGCCCGTGCGCGTCTTTCCCGGATACCTTGGTGGCGACCTCCTCGGCGGTCAGCAGCTTCTCTTCAGCCGTTTGGAACTCCTCAGTCACTCTATCTCTCTCGTCTTCAGTAACACGTAATTTCTTTTCCAACTCTCTTAACTCGTCCTCTAACTACACACCAATATAAAAAGTTGCAGAGCACAACATAACATAGAATAAGCATGCGGTTAGTACATCATTAAACAAGATCTATATTTCCCTAACTTGCAAAGGTTATATCATTATAGCATTCTGAGTTCTACTTTAAACTAAACAGATGAACTAAACACTTGTATCTTCCAGAAAGATCAAGAAAGAAACCCTGTAATCTCTGGTTAATCCCTTGTGCGGATTATCCACGGTTAAATGTAGCTACGAGTCCCGCTTTTTAAACTAAGCTCTTGGGTTCCCCCATAAAAGTTAGAGAAAAAAGCCGACCTGTTTGCTTCTatcctctgctgctttcttGTCTGTCTcagcctgctctgctctgtccaaGGCGTTCTCCTTGTCGAGCTTGAGCATCTGCATCTTCTTCTTGATGGCATCCATGGCTGCTTATCGTTGTTTGGCTGCACCGAGGAGAAAAAAGATCAAACCCAATAACGTCCAATTTAAAacccagggagaggagaggagggctaGAGCGTCTGTGCCTCACTGAACGCTAAGCTGGAGTGCAGGCTCTGCCTCGCTGTGCCCTGTCAAATATGTACTTTCATTTGGGGGGGAGACTGGATTCCATTTGGACATCCAATGCTATTTTGGAGGAGGCGTGCGTCCGTGTCCGGGCGTCCTGCGCGCCGATTCGTTGCTCTCAAACATTTGACTTTTGATACGCCTTTATATGGGCTGTGATGGACAAGCAGGCGACTCTGGAAGAGACTTGCTGTGGTTTTGGTCGCAGAGAGGATGCAGATGACATTTCGGATGAGCAGATCATTTCTTATCTGCGcactttatttaattttacgcagcagcctgccagtcattttgtttccttctgttcATTTCCAGAAATCTGGGATCAGTTTCTTGTCTGTGTAGATGTTTCCTCTTCTGAGTTGTTAGTCCTACTATATGTGACCCCGTGAGAGACTGGAAGTGGGACCAGGGGCAGCTGTCACAAGAGTGGCTTGTGGtatgaatgtgtttttgggcAAACGTGAGTGAGTTTCACCGAGGAGGAGGTCTGAGGAGAAAGCAGTCAAAGgcaagtcatttttaaaaagagatgcTTTTGGTGAGCCAGAGAAGCCCCGGAGAGGCATTGCCCTGAGTTTGGAGGGTGGCCCAGGATGGGAATTTGTTTATCTGATAATGTCTCAGATATCCTCCCTCCAAGCTGTTGATGCGTCAAGTCGTCCTGTCAGCCAAGATGGATGCTTTTACACCTTGGCAGCGGCTCAGAGTTTGAACAATGTCAACCAGTTAAGCAACTGGCAAAGGTCTGGGATATGCAGCACATTTGTTAGGGTTCATCCTGAGTGGGGGAGGGCATGACTTTTGTCTCTTTTACTTAAACAAAAAAGCAACATTGACAAACAAATATCAAAGTATCCTGAAGACCCCACAATGAATCTCAGGGATATTTTTAGGGCcgttctctctttcacacacctGCTTTAGTCTTTAACCTCTTAAGTCCCCGCGTAGATCCAGCGCTCTGTGCCAAGAGTCCGGGGTCTGATGCTATGAGGTACGACCCCTAAAATAAGACCAGTCTCATTCGGGCTTTGCTCCGTTTTCTCCCACATTGTTGTTACCCGGTGCTGAAATCAGACAGATGGGCCTTGACCCCTGAATCCCCCACCAAGATGGCGGCAGCGGCGGAGGCGGCAACAGCAGAAACTGTGCTTACAATAGGTTCACGGCGTCGCTTTGTTCTAATTGGCCGGTCATTCTAGGCACCAACGTCAAAGCGTGGCAGACTTTGATCGACAGATGCTGTAATGGAAGAGTATTCAGATAATCTCAAGCTAGCCCTTGTTCTAATAGACTGGCATCCGTCTAATTGTGATTGACAGGCAGAAAATGAGGGGAACAATGGTCTGATCTCATATCCGCCAGTCTTCTAGGCAAGATGAATCAGAAGAGGCGCATGAGATCCGAAAGCCACAATTAAACTGTAAATGCTCTGACAGCGTGCACAATAATGTATTATAATGTACTTTTAACCCATAAATGTCACAATTATTAAAGTGAATATTACATGAATTTATGTAATGTTAATAAAACACCCAATCAAATGAAATGTTGCCCTTTGCACCATCTTTCCATGAGAATTTTGCTCACTTAAGTATCATCTTTATCTTATTTCATGTCACATTCAGTATACTTCTGCAACCATGACCACACCACTGGAGTCCTAATTTATGGAGATTTTACTTAATAAAAGTTTCACTTAATGGACTCAAGGGAGGTTTGTGATGGCCTACTAGATTTCCCATGGCATGCTGGGAATGGAAATAGGACCAATTATGATGTTTAACTCCAACTTATTGGCACAGTAAAAATAGCCCTGGGTCCACTCTGCTGACTCGGGTTTAAGTAGTTTCAAATGTCTCATTGAAGGCTACCGTGTTCTGACTTACATCCCACTGGAAAATGAAAGGCCGTCTCCTAACAAGGCAGAACTCAAGGAcaaagtttcttttttgtccGTGTTCATTACAGGAGAATAAATCATAACAATACTTACGGCCGTTTTGGGCCTGTGGTgtcctgaacgcaccacaaCTCCTGGATGAGCTTCCCTAACTTGGATGTTAAAGAGAGAAATAAGTCTCCAGGCATATAATTTGGTGCACTTTGGAAAATATTTCTGCTTCTTAAGGCCTGTAAAAGCTTCTGCTAGAACAGCTGATGGAAAGTTATGTCTAAATATATAAATGGAGAGCAAATGTTTGTGATATCACTCATGCCACAGTTATGTACCAAATCTTCACCGACGAACGAGTTCCATAAGCACAGATGCTGAATTCATTTCGTGGGCAACCATCTTTGTCTTTAACGGTGGGTGGAGAAGTCATCAAAGAGCTAAAATTCAATTGAATTCAGGGTATACTAAGTTAAATCCTAACTTTCAGAGATTCAAAGACAACATTGCTCCCCCCAAACACTTAAATCACGCTGGGTCGGATCTCCCTTAACTGAGTTGCTGTGGAAGGAGGAGCCGAGACCATCTTGGTCTGCGACCCCTGAATTTGTGTTTACTTAAGAACGCTCTCAGGAGAGACATTTAAGGTTCTGTTCTGATGAAAATGCCACTGCTTTGCAGAAAGACGTCCCGTGAGTCTGCTGAGACGCAAAGATCAAGCTGCGTGGCCAAGCTTGAAAACTTTTAATGACTGTCAAAGTGTTCCAAATGATTTGAAACAGGGAGAAGCCCCTGTGCTGCCGTCAAACCCGGAGCCGAGCCGTACTGGCAGGCCGCTTGTCAAATACCATGTGAAGATTTGTGCAGGCATCATCCGgttatatatagagagagaacTCTTTGGCTCTTTCAGACAGTTCCCCTGGGATTATAGTCCAGGCAGAGTTTAGCAGAGCCAAATACTGTGTGAGAGGAGATTCTGCAATCCAAGCTGTAACCGAAGTGCAGATGAGGGTCCAGATGGTTTATTCACTGCAGGGTTCCAATCACATATACTAATCTGTGAGCACAGGTGGACATCCAAGTGCTCCTCGGGCGCCGCCGCCTGTTCCCCAATAGATGGTTGTTCCGTAGAGTCGGGACACTTGGACTCACCGAGAGGGATGTGGCGATAAAGCTGTCGCCGAGGGCGTAAATCAAGCGACGAGGTGAGCTGCGTTCAGGATCAGAGAAAAACCACTCTGCCCCGTGCTTCATCAGGCGGGAGGTGAGTTTTCAGCTGGATGGCGGAGGCGCATTTTTCAGGCGCAGGTGCGCGACCAACGATGAGTAAGAATCTCTCCTGGCCAAGTTTTCGCTGCGGCGCAACGAGCTGGTGTTGAATGAAAGGAGCTGTCATCGCTCGCCATACGCACGGCTCATAAATCTTGCAGGCCAAGCACAAGATGTTTTTAGTCCGCCATGTTTATTTATACAACCCCCCATGGTTAGGGCCCTCTGAAGGCTCTCCTCAAAGGATCAGTGAGAAAAACTTGTCTTCACTTAtagtttttctgtttattttgttacaGTCAATATGGATGTAGCGCTCAAGACGCAACAACAAGGTTTGTATGGGAGAATGAGAACATTTGGAAATGCTGAAAGCTAATCATGAAAATGATGTTGTTAGGTTGAATAACTTCTGAAAATTGGAGCCGAAGCACACCTTCTGAATGGGAATTCATCAAATGAACCTTTAGATGTGTGCAATAACCACATCTTATAATATCTTCTAGTTTGCAGTAGGAAAGACAGCCAACATGTTAAAACTGTCTTGCTGTATCACATCACTGAAGCAGTACAACAACATGATTTGATCTGTATTCGCAGAGTCagattttagttgtttttaaaacataaaagTGTTATTTATACCCATCAGAGGCCTGTAATTGTCCATGGTTGTGGCCTGAATTGGTGTTTAGGTTAAAGCAAAGGAAGTAGTGAAACACTTCTGTTGTTTGTGTACGGCTCGAGTCGTTGTTAAGATTCTGCAGTAATTCTGAAGTTAAACTTTGCAGCGAGGCCTCGGCAACGCCGCAGAAGCCACGCGGAGCATCTGAGAGGCGCTTACGGCGCAGAGCGCCACAAGTGAAGGATTCCAGAGTGACAAACACAAATATGGGATAATTGAGGAATATTTGTGGCCTGGGCTCCTCCCggactgtttgtttgtgttccctCCCTGCAGAATGTCGGCCGTATCTGATGCTGCTCAGTCAGCTTCGACTggacgggggaggaggggaggcatTGGGGGGGAACTGTCGCGATTCATTGCGAACTCATGCGGGATTCCACGCTAGAGTTCGTGTGTGAAATTAAAATCACTGTGAAGGGCCAGACGTGCCATAGCAGGAATACTGGCACCAAAGAAGCTATTCTGCTCTGCAGGCTCATCTGCAGTTCAGGATAGTAGCGTTCGGAGCATTTCcagtctgtttatttatttgttcggAAGCAAATGTTTGCTACTTGGCAGCTTGAAaagtttccttccttcctgttcaTCATGCTCTTGTCTCTGCCATCAGGGGCTCAGGGACAGCCTAAAATCTTGATGGTTGATATCTTTAACCTCTATCCGTGCAGCAATCGCTTCTCACTCTCCTCGGCCTTGTAGCTCACTCCCAGCTGCTATGCATCTTGTTGATAGTTCTCTTTAAATATTTGCCTCCAGTCTTTTGCCCCTGATGTCACAGGGCCAGACGTTTCTGTGTTTGCACACAGGAGGGAGAATCTTCCATACATGTGTCCATATAAGGGCTCTCTGGGTAGGCGAGGCAGAGGAGGCAGGCGGGCAGGACGCTTTTGTGAGGACCAAAGACTCGCTTGATATTTCTTTCCATTTCAGAGGGCAATAAAACACTCCTCACGGTGAAGAGGAGGGTGCTGGACTTCTAGGGTCGTGTATGACAAGAAACAAGCATCTGGCCACTCTCTGAGAACACTTATTGTAGTTTCCATTTTTGCTGTGCAGAAACTCCAGTTTTCTAAATCTGAAGAAGAAAGTAGAGGTTTCCATTGAGCGCTGAAGTTTTCCCGTGAACTTCAGACCACAAATGACCATAGGCTGGCAGAGGGAAGGCTGTAATCGGGAAGCTTTGTTAGGATCTCTGATGACGAGACATTCCAGTGCGGTTTTGAATGCCTCACAGGCTGTGCTCGCCGTGACGAGCTCACAGTGGTCTGCAGCGAGGAATCCCACAGGAGCACGCAGTTGTGCAGCACCTGCATTCTTCAACCTAAGCCCGTCTGCAGCCTGGTGTTTGATCAGAGACCGTGACCGTTTCGACTTACCACCTGATGAGACAGTTGTGCAGAGCTACTGGGctcagaggggagggggggaagggttCTCTTCAGGAGTCTTTGGTGGGGACGGTTCAGCGTGGGTCAAACAAACATTCCAATAATTGACACATTTGAACACATGCTAAAACAGCAAACCCTGATTAACAACATCTCATGTTCACcttgttgttttaaaaggaaTAAAGTGAAGAGTCTTTGATAGAAATGTAGAATCAATTTCAACAAATGCTCTtattttggtaaaaaaaaaaaaaggtttatcaATGTATAAATAAGCAACTGTCAATATTTGACCA
This window harbors:
- the tpm1 gene encoding tropomyosin alpha-1 chain isoform X7, whose translation is MDAIKKKMQMLKLDKENALDRAEQAETDKKAAEDRSKQLEDDLVALQKKLKGTEDELDKFSEALKDAQEKLELAEKKATDAEAEVASLNRRIQLVEEELDRAQERLGTALTKLEEAEKAADESERGMKVIENRAMKDEEKMELQEIQLKEAKHIAEEADRKYEEVARKLVIIEGDLERTEERAELAEREARRLDDELRAMEQSMKSISCSAMQYSQKEDKYEEEIKVLTDKLKEAETRAEFAERTVAKLEKTIDDLEDELYSQKLKYKAISEELDHALNDMTSM
- the tpm1 gene encoding tropomyosin alpha-1 chain isoform X5, whose amino-acid sequence is MDAIKKKMQMLKLDKENALDRAEQAETDKKAAEDRSKQLEDDLVALQKKLKGTEDELDKFSEALKDAQEKLELAEKKATDAEAEVASLNRRIQLVEEELDRAQERLGTALTKLEEAEKAADESERGMKVIENRAMKDEEKMELQEIQLKEAKHIAEEADRKYEEVARKLVIIEGDLERTEERAELAESKCAELEEELKTVTNNLKSLEAQAEKYSQKEDKYEEEIKVLTDKLKEAETRAEFAERTVAKLEKTIDDLEDELYSQKLKYKAISEELDHALNDMTSM